In Candidatus Nitrosarchaeum limnium SFB1, the following proteins share a genomic window:
- a CDS encoding hypothetical protein (hypothetical protein Nmar_0636) has translation MGDSETFGIEKGYGEEVTSWLNEQSKKHGWKLEARLYGYTISTKNFGEFEMFSWIGDVQIARKLINKASKRFKIKVIEGGYKPKEKIFRLKKFDYAKVRKDEKTIGQLEFEATRFGNSHWEIINEERR, from the coding sequence ATGGGAGATTCAGAAACATTTGGAATAGAAAAAGGATATGGTGAAGAGGTGACATCGTGGTTAAATGAACAATCCAAAAAACATGGCTGGAAGTTGGAGGCACGGTTGTATGGTTATACAATATCTACAAAAAATTTTGGTGAGTTTGAAATGTTTTCATGGATTGGGGACGTACAAATTGCAAGAAAATTGATCAATAAGGCAAGTAAGAGATTCAAAATAAAAGTAATAGAAGGAGGATACAAACCTAAAGAAAAAATATTTCGATTAAAAAAATTTGATTATGCAAAAGTTAGAAAAGATGAAAAAACCATTGGACAATTAGAATTTGAAGCAACAAGATTTGGAAACAGTCATTGGGAGATAATAAATGAAGAAAGAAGATAG
- a CDS encoding lysine exporter protein LysE/YggA — MNQILEFAAIVILISASGVMAPGPLFAANVSQGLRGGGKAGIKMAIGHTIVEFPLVILLGMGVFSFEVFPEFRTHVSIFGAVVLFVFAGIQISSTLQKNKSNNFNLKHSPIITGALLTGLNPFFIVWWLSVGFKLISDAVLIWAFTGILFVFLFHIWMDFAWLYSVGHLASKSSKILSNRNYKILMISLSIMLVYFGITFIADII, encoded by the coding sequence ATGAATCAGATTTTAGAATTTGCGGCAATTGTTATTCTAATTTCGGCATCAGGTGTAATGGCTCCGGGTCCATTATTTGCAGCAAATGTATCTCAAGGATTGCGAGGGGGAGGAAAAGCAGGAATCAAAATGGCCATAGGTCACACCATTGTGGAATTTCCACTAGTCATACTACTAGGAATGGGAGTATTTTCATTTGAAGTTTTTCCAGAATTTAGAACACATGTTTCAATTTTTGGTGCAGTTGTGCTTTTTGTATTTGCAGGAATACAAATTAGTTCAACATTACAAAAAAACAAATCAAATAATTTCAATTTAAAACACAGTCCTATAATTACAGGGGCTTTACTTACGGGATTAAATCCATTTTTCATTGTATGGTGGTTAAGTGTGGGGTTCAAATTAATATCTGATGCCGTGTTAATTTGGGCATTTACTGGAATACTTTTTGTATTTTTATTTCATATATGGATGGATTTTGCATGGTTGTATTCAGTAGGACATCTAGCTTCCAAAAGTTCAAAGATTCTCTCTAACAGAAATTATAAAATTTTAATGATTAGTTTGAGTATAATGTTGGTATATTTTGGAATTACATTCATTGCAGATATAATTTAA
- a CDS encoding hypothetical protein (hypothetical protein Nmar_0645) — translation MTLQKIKNVRKLILVSVSIVIVSIIVGFVIDSCGFRHIEIITGLKTYEKSMDPEICDALVEKINLFNLDCSPEIEIIDCG, via the coding sequence TTGACATTACAAAAAATTAAAAATGTTAGGAAATTAATTCTAGTTTCTGTTTCTATTGTAATTGTTTCGATAATTGTTGGATTCGTAATTGATTCTTGTGGGTTTAGACACATTGAAATTATTACTGGATTGAAGACATATGAAAAATCAATGGATCCAGAAATTTGTGATGCACTAGTTGAAAAAATTAATTTATTTAATCTTGATTGTTCCCCAGAAATAGAAATTATAGATTGTGGTTAA
- a CDS encoding periplasmic binding protein — MFKEEFSRFTMSVKRIASLLPSATELLYELGAEDLLYGVTHECKYPDDAKTKPRVINSVIDSDSLSSKEIDTKTCQLLSEGKEIFTLNEKNMIEANPDLIISQDTCEACAAHNNHVTQAIKILPKKPTVYSMDPHNLQEIVETVNNIGKIITREDKAKEITEFLNKRISVIRDTKYKVNPKVLAIEWIEPFFTAGHWIPEMIMYAGGENMISKVGEYSRKLTMDEIKKSDPDMIIFMPCGFDTFRTILEYNKILKDNEEWKHLRATKSNNIFAVDANSYFSKPSIRAITGLEILAKIIQAENFSNLKVPENSFVRIE, encoded by the coding sequence ATGTTTAAAGAAGAATTCTCAAGATTTACCATGTCAGTCAAAAGAATAGCATCTCTTTTGCCTAGCGCTACAGAGTTACTATACGAGTTAGGTGCAGAGGATTTGCTTTATGGTGTAACGCATGAATGCAAATATCCAGATGATGCAAAAACAAAACCACGTGTAATTAATTCTGTAATTGATTCAGATTCATTATCCAGCAAAGAAATAGATACAAAAACTTGTCAGTTGTTAAGCGAAGGGAAAGAAATTTTTACATTAAATGAAAAAAATATGATAGAGGCAAACCCAGATCTCATAATATCGCAAGATACATGTGAGGCATGCGCTGCACATAACAATCACGTTACTCAAGCAATCAAGATTTTACCAAAAAAACCAACAGTGTATTCCATGGATCCACATAATTTACAAGAAATTGTAGAGACAGTAAACAATATTGGAAAAATTATAACACGAGAAGACAAAGCAAAAGAAATTACAGAATTCCTAAATAAAAGAATCAGTGTAATTAGAGATACAAAGTATAAAGTCAATCCAAAAGTTCTTGCAATAGAATGGATTGAACCATTTTTTACAGCGGGTCATTGGATTCCAGAAATGATCATGTATGCAGGAGGAGAAAATATGATAAGCAAAGTTGGAGAGTATTCAAGAAAATTAACTATGGATGAGATAAAAAAATCAGACCCAGATATGATCATCTTTATGCCGTGTGGATTTGATACATTTCGAACAATCTTAGAGTATAACAAAATATTGAAAGATAACGAAGAATGGAAGCATCTAAGGGCTACAAAATCTAACAATATTTTTGCAGTAGATGCAAATTCATATTTTTCCAAACCAAGCATAAGAGCAATCACAGGATTGGAAATACTTGCAAAAATCATTCAGGCAGAAAATTTTTCAAATCTCAAAGTTCCTGAAAACTCATTTGTGCGCATTGAATGA
- a CDS encoding hypothetical protein (hypothetical protein Nmar_0632), which yields MPEFTCPDCGKRLFHENEVTLKIEETIHGKFCRKKVGETQSFMHRDLGHMSTFDPERENDGTGNPILKK from the coding sequence ATGCCTGAATTTACATGTCCAGATTGTGGTAAAAGACTATTTCATGAAAATGAAGTCACTTTAAAGATAGAAGAGACAATTCATGGTAAATTTTGTAGAAAAAAGGTAGGAGAAACTCAAAGTTTTATGCACAGAGATCTGGGCCATATGAGTACATTTGATCCAGAAAGAGAAAATGATGGGACAGGAAATCCTATTTTAAAAAAATAA
- a CDS encoding 2-hydroxy-3-oxopropionate reductase, with amino-acid sequence MTKIGIIGTGMLGNAVGIHLLESGFDLIVFNRTKEKTNELKNKGAKIADSPKTVAENSELVITIVKDADAIKQISFGKKGIIEGYHEGLVVADMSTINPIESKNISKKFLEFNIIKIDIPVMGGPNVAKTGELVLIASGDEKTFNKFKNVFEKIANKTFFLGDAGTAHLVKLSMNLQITMLALSLSEGITLARNANVDPKIFLDILNSTYF; translated from the coding sequence ATGACAAAAATTGGAATTATCGGAACAGGGATGCTTGGAAATGCAGTAGGAATTCATTTATTAGAATCAGGTTTTGATTTGATTGTTTTCAATAGAACAAAAGAAAAAACTAATGAATTAAAAAACAAAGGTGCAAAAATTGCAGATTCTCCGAAAACAGTTGCAGAAAATTCTGAATTAGTAATAACAATAGTGAAAGATGCAGATGCCATAAAACAAATATCATTTGGAAAAAAGGGCATCATTGAAGGATATCATGAAGGATTAGTAGTTGCAGATATGAGCACCATAAATCCGATTGAATCAAAAAATATTTCAAAAAAATTCTTAGAATTTAACATAATAAAAATAGACATACCTGTCATGGGAGGACCAAATGTAGCAAAGACAGGAGAGTTAGTATTAATTGCATCAGGTGATGAAAAAACATTCAATAAATTCAAAAATGTTTTTGAAAAAATTGCAAACAAGACTTTTTTCTTAGGAGATGCAGGTACTGCTCACCTAGTCAAACTTTCAATGAATCTTCAAATTACAATGTTGGCATTATCTCTATCAGAAGGAATTACATTAGCAAGAAATGCAAATGTTGATCCTAAGATATTCTTAGATATTTTGAATTCAACATATTTTTAA
- a CDS encoding zinc finger C2H2-type domain-containing protein: MITIDCRDVLPIKSELVVYVSDQVAAIPTLKINEFMLSSLNDEVIDQNMVITAIKEFLDSIGESRNFAVISNNNVISIKSVTGKVIERNPTMSAGFFSCTHCGFVTSYEVELQNHMKIHYL, encoded by the coding sequence ATGATTACAATTGATTGTAGGGATGTATTACCGATTAAGAGTGAGTTAGTTGTTTATGTTTCTGATCAAGTGGCTGCAATTCCAACTTTGAAGATTAATGAATTCATGCTGTCTTCACTAAATGATGAAGTAATTGATCAAAATATGGTCATAACTGCTATCAAAGAATTTCTAGACTCAATAGGAGAATCAAGAAATTTTGCTGTGATCTCAAACAATAACGTCATATCGATTAAATCCGTTACGGGTAAAGTAATTGAAAGAAATCCTACCATGTCTGCTGGATTTTTTTCATGTACGCATTGTGGATTTGTTACAAGTTATGAAGTTGAACTACAAAATCATATGAAAATCCATTACTTGTAA
- a CDS encoding geranylgeranyl reductase, translating into MSLEYNYDLVVVGGGPAGSSVAYEAAKNGIKVALLEKEETIAYSVRTSGVTWIESIKEFGIPDDCYNPIKNYSFCSPNNEVTITDTIPHAAVLDVRKTYRWLAQQAEKHGTDIFLKTNIKDVIKNKDGDIVGVSGTSKEGEVIFHSKVVIDASGFSSVVSKSMGFVTQWERFGAGAEYEVKAENVDEETWWLMVGQKYSPAGYAWIFPVGNNIVRIGVGVGKPESAVDPTERLKELIDSKMGPISKLGKITPIEFHYGLIPNDGLTRKTVYNNLILVGDSAGQANPLVLEGIRYAIKFGRIAGKIASEAIKFGKTDEDALYAYEENWKKDIQAKIKSAGKVQDRWIGLSDEEWDKELDIINELTPEEFLDFIKADFGLSNMIKLAAHHPKLAVRQLFNLVKSKNK; encoded by the coding sequence TTGTCATTAGAGTACAATTATGATTTGGTAGTAGTAGGAGGAGGGCCAGCAGGTTCTTCAGTAGCATACGAGGCAGCTAAAAACGGAATTAAAGTTGCACTTTTAGAAAAAGAAGAAACGATTGCATATTCAGTTAGGACCAGTGGAGTGACATGGATAGAGAGTATCAAAGAATTTGGAATTCCTGATGACTGTTATAATCCAATTAAAAATTATTCATTTTGCTCCCCAAACAATGAAGTAACAATTACAGATACAATTCCACATGCTGCAGTGTTAGATGTGAGAAAAACATATCGATGGTTAGCACAACAAGCAGAAAAACATGGTACAGACATCTTTCTTAAAACAAACATCAAAGATGTGATAAAAAATAAAGATGGCGACATAGTAGGAGTTAGTGGAACAAGCAAAGAGGGGGAAGTAATATTTCATTCCAAAGTTGTTATCGATGCAAGTGGTTTTTCTTCAGTAGTATCCAAATCCATGGGATTCGTTACACAGTGGGAGAGATTTGGAGCAGGTGCAGAATACGAAGTAAAGGCTGAAAATGTTGATGAAGAAACATGGTGGCTCATGGTTGGTCAAAAATATTCTCCAGCAGGTTATGCATGGATTTTTCCAGTTGGAAATAACATAGTAAGAATCGGAGTAGGAGTAGGAAAACCAGAATCAGCAGTAGATCCTACAGAGAGGTTAAAAGAGTTGATAGATTCAAAGATGGGTCCAATTAGCAAACTAGGAAAAATTACCCCAATTGAATTTCATTACGGACTAATACCAAACGACGGATTGACAAGAAAAACAGTTTATAATAATTTAATTCTGGTAGGAGATTCTGCAGGACAAGCCAATCCACTAGTACTAGAAGGAATTAGATATGCAATAAAATTTGGAAGAATTGCAGGCAAAATTGCATCGGAGGCAATAAAATTTGGAAAAACAGATGAAGATGCATTGTACGCATATGAGGAAAATTGGAAAAAAGACATTCAAGCAAAAATCAAATCTGCAGGAAAGGTTCAAGATAGATGGATTGGATTATCAGATGAAGAATGGGATAAAGAATTAGATATCATCAACGAATTAACACCTGAAGAGTTTCTAGATTTTATCAAAGCAGATTTTGGATTATCCAATATGATAAAACTGGCAGCACACCATCCTAAATTAGCAGTTAGACAATTATTTAATCTAGTAAAAAGTAAAAATAAGTAA
- a CDS encoding DNA-directed DNA polymerase, with translation MGARVVFHIDFDYFFAQCEELRNPDLKSRPVCVCVYSDRGEDSGAIATANYIARKFGVKSGIPISFAKKRLEDRKDAVFLPVDFDYYLEISENAMSIIKESADIFEYVGKDEAYLDVSNRVEGDFNKASHLAQQIKNAVRDKVKLSCSIGVSTNKLIAKIASDFKKPDGLTVVSPEKIEEFLGQLKIRAIPGIGKKTEDRFTQMNFEIIDDLKKLDVFTLNKEFGRKHGTYIFNAARGIDTEPVKERDPSVQYSKITTLKKDSKDFDFLAENINQLCVELHEVVKKNNKMFKSIGIQFIQSDLTNKTKSKMLKNPTANLEELQKNANQLLKEALEDQKNTIRRLGVKVSELSEIRGQSDITSYF, from the coding sequence ATGGGAGCTAGAGTAGTTTTCCACATAGATTTTGATTATTTTTTTGCACAGTGTGAAGAATTACGAAATCCGGATCTAAAATCAAGACCAGTTTGTGTTTGTGTTTATTCAGACAGAGGAGAAGATAGTGGAGCAATTGCAACTGCAAACTATATTGCTAGAAAATTTGGAGTTAAATCAGGCATACCAATTAGCTTTGCAAAAAAAAGATTAGAAGATAGAAAAGATGCAGTTTTTCTTCCAGTAGACTTTGATTATTACTTGGAGATATCGGAAAATGCAATGAGCATCATAAAGGAAAGTGCAGATATTTTTGAATATGTTGGAAAAGATGAGGCATACTTAGATGTAAGTAATAGAGTAGAAGGTGATTTTAATAAAGCGAGTCATTTGGCTCAGCAAATTAAAAATGCAGTTAGAGACAAAGTTAAACTTAGTTGTTCTATAGGAGTATCAACAAATAAACTGATTGCAAAAATTGCATCTGATTTTAAAAAACCAGATGGATTAACTGTTGTATCACCAGAAAAAATTGAAGAATTTTTAGGACAGTTAAAAATTAGAGCAATTCCAGGTATCGGTAAAAAGACAGAGGACAGATTTACACAAATGAATTTTGAAATAATCGATGATTTAAAAAAATTAGACGTATTTACATTGAATAAAGAATTTGGGAGAAAACATGGCACTTACATATTCAATGCAGCGAGAGGAATTGATACTGAACCAGTAAAAGAAAGAGATCCAAGCGTACAGTATAGTAAAATCACTACATTGAAAAAAGATTCAAAAGATTTTGATTTCTTAGCAGAAAACATAAATCAATTATGTGTGGAATTACATGAAGTTGTTAAAAAAAATAACAAGATGTTCAAATCAATAGGAATTCAGTTTATACAATCAGATTTAACAAACAAAACTAAATCAAAAATGCTAAAAAATCCCACAGCAAACCTAGAAGAATTACAAAAAAATGCAAATCAATTGTTAAAAGAAGCACTGGAAGATCAAAAAAATACCATTAGGCGATTAGGAGTTAAAGTTTCAGAACTGTCAGAGATTCGTGGTCAAAGTGACATTACTAGCTACTTTTAG
- a CDS encoding short-chain dehydrogenase/reductase SDR gives MRLKDKVAIITGASSDIGKGVAKRFVEEGAQVILIARKLEGLEKARKEIGNEKSTTSMSCDLTDESQVIQTINQIMNTYGKIDILINNAGAINDPVHFHEMGDSEIKKLIDINLFGVFHITKAVLNKMSETKKGSIVNIGSISSERAIPRVHLAVYSATKAAITMFTKSIAVEYARRHIRCNCVNPGIINSGMIKPYLDDPQARKVLEERLPLARIGEPSDVANAVLFLASDEANWITGAILNVDGGKTASEG, from the coding sequence ATGCGATTAAAGGACAAAGTAGCAATAATCACGGGGGCATCAAGTGACATAGGCAAAGGAGTTGCAAAAAGATTCGTAGAGGAAGGGGCACAAGTCATCTTAATTGCAAGAAAACTAGAAGGATTAGAAAAAGCAAGAAAAGAGATAGGTAATGAAAAATCAACTACTTCAATGTCATGTGATTTAACCGATGAATCACAAGTAATTCAAACAATTAATCAAATTATGAATACATATGGAAAAATAGATATTTTAATCAACAATGCAGGAGCAATTAATGACCCAGTACATTTTCATGAAATGGGTGATTCTGAAATTAAAAAATTAATTGATATCAATTTGTTTGGAGTATTCCATATTACAAAGGCGGTACTAAACAAAATGTCAGAGACCAAAAAGGGGTCTATTGTAAATATAGGTTCAATCTCAAGTGAAAGAGCAATACCTAGAGTACATTTGGCAGTATATTCTGCAACAAAAGCTGCAATTACAATGTTTACAAAATCAATTGCAGTCGAATATGCAAGAAGACATATCAGATGTAATTGTGTTAATCCTGGAATAATAAATTCAGGAATGATTAAACCATATCTAGATGATCCACAAGCAAGAAAAGTTTTAGAAGAAAGATTACCATTGGCAAGAATAGGAGAACCATCAGATGTTGCAAATGCAGTATTATTCTTAGCGTCAGATGAAGCAAATTGGATCACGGGTGCCATCCTAAATGTAGATGGTGGAAAAACAGCTTCAGAAGGATAA
- a CDS encoding hypothetical protein (hypothetical protein Nmar_0633) has translation MNSLHLEKKGLRCLAIAESFKQNSEKSILSGLVMRKDFVIDGVIFGSATLRGNDATEQILQMYYDLNRSDINYILLSGLIVSMYNIIDIKKLFSSLKIPVIGIAYHESQGIENALKQHFPKSFETKINEYKKLGKRETITLHTDHNLFVRYEGCMISDVHHLLNDLTLHGSVPEPVRISQLIANALIRKELSF, from the coding sequence ATGAACTCTCTCCATCTTGAAAAAAAAGGTTTACGTTGTCTAGCTATAGCTGAGAGTTTTAAACAAAATTCCGAAAAATCCATTTTATCTGGGTTAGTTATGAGAAAAGATTTTGTAATAGATGGGGTTATTTTTGGAAGTGCCACTTTGAGAGGCAATGATGCCACTGAGCAAATTCTTCAAATGTATTATGATCTAAATCGTTCTGATATTAATTATATCCTTCTTTCAGGATTAATTGTTTCAATGTATAATATCATTGATATTAAAAAATTATTTTCTTCATTGAAAATACCTGTTATTGGAATTGCATATCATGAATCTCAAGGAATTGAAAATGCTCTCAAACAGCATTTTCCAAAATCATTTGAAACTAAAATTAATGAATACAAAAAATTAGGGAAACGAGAAACGATTACTTTGCATACTGATCATAATCTTTTTGTTAGGTATGAGGGATGTATGATATCTGATGTACATCATCTATTAAATGATTTGACATTACACGGTTCTGTACCTGAACCAGTTAGAATTTCACAATTGATTGCAAATGCATTGATTCGAAAAGAGTTATCCTTCTGA
- a CDS encoding hypothetical protein (hypothetical protein Nmar_0640) → MFYIKLVYSNHSYLLLSLAIFTLMLIGLLIVSQHIFLEPYIVAHVQQGTEFGFILIILLSVLSALIIPMNIYRINILKKSKGKISGSLFSSFVGSIAGACSCGPIGFAAISTFGSVGATAFSFLTNFELPIRIGAITLLVFTYFTTVKSLKIECDIVK, encoded by the coding sequence ATGTTCTACATAAAACTAGTTTATTCAAATCATTCGTATCTACTTTTATCATTAGCTATATTCACATTGATGTTAATTGGTTTGTTGATTGTTTCTCAACATATTTTCTTAGAGCCATACATTGTTGCACATGTTCAGCAAGGAACCGAATTTGGATTTATATTGATTATACTTCTTTCTGTATTGTCTGCTTTGATAATTCCTATGAATATTTACAGAATAAATATTCTAAAAAAATCTAAAGGAAAAATTAGTGGAAGTCTTTTTAGTTCATTTGTAGGTTCTATTGCTGGAGCTTGTAGTTGTGGTCCTATTGGATTTGCGGCTATCTCTACATTTGGTTCTGTAGGTGCAACTGCCTTTTCTTTTCTAACAAATTTTGAACTTCCTATTAGGATTGGGGCAATTACCTTGTTAGTTTTTACCTATTTCACCACAGTCAAATCACTAAAAATTGAATGCGATATCGTAAAATGA
- a CDS encoding hypothetical protein (hypothetical protein Nmar_0975): MVPPIHGDTSLLDNPERWTGKSLEDIVNFRLNLIRGIQKVSIHKTEGRYIENLQEITMSSKPTESDLEFTKNTTPNVFLDGESAPFGPIGELKSAKFYNTSATKSIEKTFYDKDLNASDAVLHLYNSGIDISKIQKCFSIGMLGQKRKLVPTKWSITATDDIISKSLTKEILNYSLIDTYKVFTYEHLGNLFSVILFPHRWIYEMIEAWYSNGVLGFGSDFEDARGIDHPPQIAGAYFAAKLGVSEYLAKNKIQSGVIILREIRSEYAIPVGVWQVREGIRSAMMKTPLIGDSFDDALTLASKKMSIAKHEWLSKGNMMKLIRQKTIADFF; the protein is encoded by the coding sequence ATGGTTCCACCAATACATGGCGATACAAGCTTACTTGATAATCCAGAAAGATGGACTGGTAAATCTCTTGAAGATATTGTTAATTTTAGATTAAATCTAATACGTGGAATCCAAAAAGTTTCAATCCATAAAACAGAAGGTCGTTACATAGAAAATTTGCAAGAAATAACAATGTCTTCTAAACCTACTGAATCTGATTTAGAATTCACCAAGAATACAACTCCTAATGTTTTTCTTGATGGGGAAAGCGCACCGTTTGGTCCAATTGGTGAACTCAAATCCGCAAAATTTTACAACACATCAGCTACAAAATCTATCGAAAAAACTTTCTATGATAAGGATCTAAATGCCTCTGATGCTGTTTTACATCTTTATAATTCTGGAATTGATATTTCAAAAATTCAAAAATGTTTTAGCATTGGAATGCTTGGACAAAAACGAAAACTAGTTCCTACAAAATGGAGTATAACTGCAACGGATGACATCATCTCAAAATCGCTTACTAAAGAAATTTTAAATTATTCTTTGATTGATACATACAAAGTTTTCACATATGAACATCTTGGAAATTTATTTTCTGTAATTTTATTTCCACACAGATGGATTTATGAAATGATTGAAGCTTGGTATTCTAATGGTGTTTTAGGATTTGGTTCTGATTTTGAAGATGCACGTGGGATTGATCACCCTCCTCAAATAGCAGGTGCATATTTTGCTGCAAAATTAGGAGTTTCTGAATATCTGGCAAAAAATAAAATTCAGTCGGGTGTAATAATTCTAAGAGAAATTAGATCTGAATATGCAATACCTGTAGGTGTTTGGCAGGTAAGGGAAGGAATTAGATCTGCAATGATGAAGACCCCTTTAATTGGAGATAGCTTTGATGATGCACTAACTTTGGCATCAAAAAAGATGAGTATTGCTAAACATGAATGGCTTTCAAAAGGAAATATGATGAAATTAATTCGTCAGAAAACTATTGCTGATTTTTTCTAA
- a CDS encoding hypothetical protein (hypothetical protein Nmar_0643) — protein sequence MTYPVSSDDNGLNIKPELMEKEKLYHHVFKDKVILLFKDSQDFLNCYEIEDIDLVNQVKNSKSDNEVEQIFEKYIEREDIKN from the coding sequence ATGACTTACCCTGTTTCTTCTGATGATAATGGTCTTAACATAAAGCCTGAATTGATGGAAAAAGAAAAACTCTATCACCATGTGTTTAAAGACAAAGTTATTTTACTATTCAAAGATTCACAAGATTTCCTAAACTGCTATGAAATTGAAGATATTGATTTGGTAAATCAAGTAAAAAACAGTAAAAGTGATAATGAAGTTGAACAAATCTTTGAAAAATACATTGAGCGTGAAGATATCAAAAATTAA
- a CDS encoding hypothetical protein (hypothetical protein Nmar_0641) gives MLQNRNLLFGIGIISSPILFALIVFPDSFSLSWNQGRGGFLFALVFVVAELIGLKIIISKKRLLSVIPLAAAVIVYIAGLEYGLRDYLLASAEQYNVQLIYSWTWMWDFIVMAIFVVVALSIFFGKRWIRIAPAGPIFLAGSAIILSLDAFFPYDTLGPLQYVVPYLVQTNVWLINVLDLGTATARDNIMFLRGDFGPMVLQVFWPSAGVHSIIIYSLVMGAFLLKMNIPRKRKSIYFGIGIAGTIGINMIRIFSLSWYALKVTTDVKQWEEFHSVAGEIMFLPWLFAFLLIVILIETKRLKKLESQGKSTPKSS, from the coding sequence ATGTTGCAAAATAGAAATTTGCTATTTGGTATTGGAATTATTTCTAGTCCAATTCTTTTTGCACTAATTGTCTTTCCTGACAGCTTTAGTCTAAGTTGGAATCAAGGAAGAGGTGGATTTCTTTTTGCATTAGTGTTTGTTGTTGCAGAATTAATTGGTCTAAAAATTATTATTTCTAAAAAGAGATTATTGAGTGTAATTCCTCTTGCTGCTGCAGTAATTGTTTACATTGCAGGATTAGAATATGGATTACGCGATTATCTTTTGGCATCTGCTGAGCAATATAATGTTCAGCTCATCTACTCGTGGACTTGGATGTGGGACTTTATAGTTATGGCTATTTTTGTAGTTGTTGCACTGAGTATATTCTTTGGTAAACGATGGATTAGAATTGCACCAGCTGGTCCGATCTTCCTTGCTGGTAGTGCCATAATTTTATCTTTGGATGCCTTCTTTCCATACGATACACTTGGACCTTTACAATATGTTGTGCCGTATCTAGTTCAAACAAATGTTTGGCTGATTAATGTATTAGATCTTGGTACTGCTACGGCGCGTGATAATATAATGTTCTTAAGAGGTGATTTTGGACCGATGGTTCTTCAAGTATTTTGGCCATCTGCAGGTGTTCATAGTATTATTATCTACTCTTTAGTAATGGGTGCATTTCTTTTAAAAATGAATATTCCAAGAAAGAGAAAATCTATCTATTTTGGGATTGGAATTGCAGGTACAATTGGAATTAACATGATTAGAATTTTTTCATTATCGTGGTATGCTCTCAAAGTTACAACAGATGTAAAACAATGGGAGGAATTCCATTCTGTAGCTGGTGAGATTATGTTTCTGCCTTGGCTATTTGCATTTTTATTAATTGTAATCTTAATTGAAACAAAGCGACTAAAAAAATTAGAGTCTCAAGGTAAATCTACTCCTAAAAGTAGCTAG
- a CDS encoding DNA-binding protein, which produces MSDTKSKDAEDILSEFQESRVSPESEPSLPSPESEPSLPSPESEPSLPSPESEPSLPSPESEPSLPSPESSSKDDSDERDVIFVGTKPVMTYVSATLTQLSTRNTVTIKARGKRITQAVDVSQMIVKRMNAVGYVVSDVRILSDSLTSQDGKTRNVSTIEIDITKN; this is translated from the coding sequence TTGAGCGACACTAAATCCAAAGATGCAGAAGATATCCTCTCTGAATTTCAAGAATCTCGTGTTTCACCTGAATCTGAACCATCCTTACCTTCACCTGAATCTGAACCATCCTTACCTTCACCTGAATCTGAACCATCCTTACCTTCACCTGAATCTGAACCATCCTTACCTTCACCTGAATCTGAACCATCCTTACCTTCACCTGAATCTTCATCAAAAGATGATTCTGATGAACGTGATGTGATTTTTGTTGGTACTAAACCTGTAATGACTTATGTATCTGCTACATTGACACAACTTTCAACAAGGAATACTGTAACAATTAAGGCAAGAGGAAAAAGAATCACTCAGGCAGTTGATGTATCTCAAATGATCGTTAAACGAATGAATGCTGTTGGATATGTTGTAAGTGATGTTAGAATTTTATCTGACTCACTTACTTCTCAAGATGGTAAAACACGTAATGTCTCTACAATAGAAATTGACATTACAAAAAATTAA